Proteins from a single region of Scatophagus argus isolate fScaArg1 chromosome 23, fScaArg1.pri, whole genome shotgun sequence:
- the si:dkey-219e21.4 gene encoding E3 ubiquitin-protein ligase TRIM62: protein MAEKETLSVGNGQSTVAQLAHSPAPLSGGTHSVLQDGLSFTPLDSNSDTVVQPFPRSPKLQRKIANAGQPSQCTLQEQLSRRIEELQAERSKTEAHIKSLKKRKADLSKSTEMMKHQVQECFENMRCVLNQDERAILDSLELDLRRTRTRLDQVLKNWEQHRHRVTKSISSTQTALSKSPEAKEDKEGRSENVSPKKPDASEQEIRLNEERFERLLKTLSSVSKQLKAQLQRKTLLLDSSPMLIDRQTCHSQITVTSDGRNMSFSGYSRSGPEHPLQFDKVCCALGCSPATAPHSYWEVDVRCCYAWAVGVAYASMERKGRDKGSKLGRNRNSWCVELRNSRLSAWHNDRHVACQGVGQTPLGKIGVWVNYDKGQLTFYNADTMAVLQRFSAAVTTVFDRAHHQFTEPLYPAIRFLRPPVSQMWPNHLEFCHLNTP, encoded by the exons atggcagaaaaagaGACCTTATCGGTTGGCAACGGGCAATCAACCGTGGCTCAGCTGGCACATAGTCCTGCACCGCTCTCTGGAGGCACTCACAGTGTGCTGCAGGACGGACTGAGCTTCACTCCACTGGACTCCAACAGCGATACGGTTGTTCAGCCTTTCCCACGTTCTCCAAAACTCCAGAGGAAGATAGCCAATGCTGGACAGCCCTCTCAG TGTACTCTGCAGGAGCAGCTGTCCAGACGTATAGAGGAGCTGCAGGCCGAGAGATCCAAGACCGAGGCTCACATTAAGTCTCTGAAAAAACGCAAGGCAGACCTCTCA aaaagcacagagatGATGAAGCACCAGGTTCAAGAGTGCTTTGAGAACATGCGGTGTGTCCTGAACCAGGACGAACGGGCCATCCTGGACTCTCTGGAGCTGGACTTGAGACGTACCAGGACCAGACTGGACCAGGTTCTGAAGAACTGGGAGCAACACCGTCACCGGGTCACTAAGagcatcagcagcacacagacagcactgagCAAGAGCCCTGAGGCGAAGGAAGACAAGGAG GGCCGGTCTGAGAATGTGAG TCCTAAGAAGCCAGATGCCTCTGAGCAGGAAATCCGACTGAATGAAGAGAGATTCGAAAGGCTCCTGAAAACGCTATCCTCGGTCTCCAAACAGCTGAAAGCTCAGCTGCAGCGGAAGACTCTACTGTTAG ATTCGTCGCCAATGCTGATTGACAGGCAGACTTGCCATAGCCAAATCACAGTGACCTCAGATGGACGGAACATGTCCTTCTCAGGCTACTCCCGTTCAGGTCCGGAGCATCCTCTTCAGTTTGACAAGGTGTGCTGTGCTTTGGGCTGTTCTCCTGCCACAGCCCCTCACAGTTACTGGGAAGTCGATGTCCGCTGCTGCTATGCCTGGGCTGTAGGCGTGGCATACGCCAGCATGGAGAGGAAGGGCCGGGACAAGGGCTCCAAACTGGGCCGAAACAGGAACTCGTGGTGTGTGGAGCTTCGGAACAGCCGTCTTTCTGCTTGGCACAATGACCGACATGTAGCATGCCAGGGCGTCGGGCAAACTCCACTGGGAAAGATCGGCGTTTGGGTGAATTATGACAAGGGCCAGCTGACGTTTTACAACGCAGACACCATGGCTGTTCTACAGAGGTTCTCTGCAGCTGTGACGACAGTGTTTGACAGGGCTCATCACCAGTTCACAGAACCCCTGTACCCTGCCATACGCTTCCTAAGACCACCAGTGAGCCAGATGTGGCCTAACCACCTGGAGTTCTGTCATCTCAACACTCCATGA
- the zcchc4 gene encoding rRNA N6-adenosine-methyltransferase ZCCHC4, with protein sequence MDMDVTEGNDDTFGVEVICSDADKTAPCCPHGPTLLFEKVCKGGEKRRRFYACSACRDRKDCKFFQWEDEKVSEARLLAREAENQSKRPQFTQKEYCSRFRRFASLPLDERKFCQDCQILFLPEEREAHSSHRSIAVTAAQLRRPSILLRPLDNKKSNAQYLFTDRSSDFLLDTLAGLGYRKVLCVGTPRLQEVIKLRNLEQKHEPMKSLLLDIDFRYAQFYHQDEFCHYNMFNHHFFDEEASSAVLQNFLTECDAEKVVMVADPPFGGLVKPLANSFSLISQTWRKLQSADSGNCDMPMMWIFPYFFEPRILECFPSFTMLDYQVDYDNHPLYKHGKTGRKQSPVRLFTNIPPRDVVLPEEEGYRFCSVCQRFVWSLNKHCAKCNVCPSKDGREWKHCSACEKCVKPSWRHCQSCGCCALPDHPCGHAQGKEGCFNCGSLEHKRKACPLKDSHRVSRQWSSAKNGLKNVSHHPTFKGKAKRKSGVAHRVKKMAAMSV encoded by the exons aTGGACATGGATGTGACTGAGGGTAACGACGACACTTTTGGAGTTGAGGTTATATGTTCTGACGCCGATAAAACAGCGCCATGTTGTCCGCATG GTCCAACGTTGCTGTTTGAGAAAGTTTGTAAAGGAGGTGAGAAACGCAGGAGGTTTTACGCCTGCTCtgcctgcagagacagaaaagattGCAAGTTTTTCCAGTGGGAAGATGAAAAG GTGTCTGAGGCCAGGCTGTTGGCCAGGGAAGCAGAGAACCAGTCAAAGAGGCCACAGTTCACCCAGAAGGAGTACTGCAGCAG GTTCAGAAGGTTTGCCTCCCTCCCACTGGATGAGAGGAAGTTCTGTCAGGATTGTCAGATTCTGTTTCTGCCAGAAGAGCGTGAGGCCCACTCCTCTCACAGATCCATAGCCGTTACAGCAGCCCAACTGAGGAGGCCCAGTATCCTGCTGCGTCCTCTGGACAACAAGAAGAGCAATGCCCAGTACCTGTTCACCGACCGCAGCTCCGACTTCCTGCTTGACACCCTGGCTGGTCTGGGATACAGGAAAGTGCTGTGTGTGGGCACGCCCAG ACTCCAGGAGGTCATCAAGTTACGAAACCTGGAACAGAAACATGAGCCAATGAAGAGTCTGCTGTTGGACATTGACTTCAG GTATGCTCAGTTTTACCACCAGGATGAATTCTGTCACTACAACATGTTCAACCATCACTTCTTTGATGAAGAG GCTTCGAGTGCAGTTCTGCAGAATTTCCTCACAGAGTGTGACGCAGAGAAGGTGGTGATGGTGGCTGACCCTCCATTCGGTGGCCTGGTGAAGCCCCTGGCCAATAGTTTCTCTCTGATCTCACAGACGTGGAGGAAGCTGCAAAGTGCTG ACAGTGGGAACTGTGACATGCCTATGATGTGGATCTTCCCGTATTTCTTTGAGCCTCGCATCCTGGAGTGTTTCCCCTCATTCACCATGCTGGACTATCAG GTGGACTATGACAACCATCCTCTGTATAAACATGGGAAGACAGGCAGGAAGCAGTCTCCTGTTAGACTCTTCACTAATATTCCACCCAGGGACGTTGTCCTGCCCGAGGAAGAGGGCTACAG ATTTTGCTCTGTATGTCAGAGATTTGTCTGGTCCCTCAACAAGCACTGTGCCAAATGCAATGTCTGCCCATCCAAG GATGGCCGAGAATGGAAGCATTGCTCAGCGTGTGAGAAATGCGTGAAACCGT CCTGGAGACACTGCCAGTCTTGTGGTTGCTGTGCCCTGCCGGACCACCCATGTGGACATGCTCAGGGAAAGGAGGGCTGCTTTAACTGTGGCAGCCTAGAACACAAACGCAAAGCCTGTCCCCTCAAAGACTCACACAGGGTCAGCAG GCAATGGTCCAGTGCCAAGAATGGACTCAAAAATGTATCCCATCATCCCACCTTCAAGGGTAAAGCTAAGAGGAAGTCTGGAGTGGCTCACAGAGTGAAGAAGATGGCTGCCATGTCTGTGTGA